The following coding sequences are from one Enterococcus sp. 4G2_DIV0659 window:
- the fabZ gene encoding 3-hydroxyacyl-ACP dehydratase FabZ has protein sequence MTRLMNATEIMEMIPNRYPICFIDYVDEIIPEKKIIATKNVTINEEFFQGHFPGNPTMPGVLIIEALAQVGSILILKMDQFNGETAYIGGINKAKFRQKVVPGDVLKLHFEIVKIRDYVGIGKATAFVEDKKVCECELTFIVGR, from the coding sequence ATGACAAGATTAATGAATGCAACAGAAATTATGGAAATGATTCCAAACAGATACCCAATTTGTTTTATCGACTATGTGGATGAAATTATTCCAGAGAAAAAAATTATCGCAACAAAAAACGTAACGATCAATGAAGAATTTTTCCAAGGACATTTCCCTGGAAACCCAACAATGCCAGGTGTTTTGATTATTGAAGCGTTGGCGCAAGTAGGGTCAATCTTGATTTTAAAAATGGATCAATTCAATGGTGAAACGGCCTATATCGGCGGTATCAATAAAGCAAAATTCCGTCAAAAAGTAGTGCCAGGTGATGTATTGAAACTACATTTTGAAATCGTGAAAATCAGAGACTATGTTGGAATCGGAAAAGCAACGGCTTTTGTTGAAGATAAAAAAGTTTGTGAATGTGAATTGACTTTTATTGTAGGTAGATAA
- the fabF gene encoding beta-ketoacyl-ACP synthase II produces MKRVVITGMGAVTPLGNTVKEYWQNLVNGKLGIGKITKFDSEDTGVALAGEVKEFDPSGVLDRKEQKRMDLFSQYGLVAALEAWDMSGLTYESIDPKRFGVIVGSGIGGMTTLQDQVRVMDKKGAKRVTPFFVPMVIANMASGNISIKLGAKGPSQTIVTACASATNAIGEAFRTIKYGLADVMITGGTEATICEIGIAGFAALSALNTTEDPTRASIPFDKERHGFVMGEGAGMLMLEELEHAQKRGATILGEIVGYGSNCDASHMTAPLKDGSGAADAIELALAEASIDASAVGYVNAHGTSTPANDAAETAALKRVFGERAYEIPISSTKSMTGHLLGAAGGIEAIACVKTLQEGVAHPTVGYKEADPECDLDYVTEGSRSVQAEYAISNSFGFGGHNGVICMKKWEEN; encoded by the coding sequence ATGAAACGAGTTGTAATAACCGGAATGGGAGCGGTGACTCCTTTAGGAAATACGGTGAAAGAATACTGGCAAAATTTAGTTAATGGAAAATTAGGAATCGGTAAAATTACTAAATTTGATTCTGAAGATACTGGTGTTGCTTTAGCTGGGGAAGTCAAAGAGTTTGATCCAAGTGGTGTGCTTGATCGTAAAGAGCAAAAGCGGATGGATTTATTTTCTCAATATGGTCTAGTTGCTGCATTAGAAGCGTGGGATATGAGTGGTTTGACTTATGAAAGCATTGATCCAAAACGTTTTGGCGTAATCGTAGGTAGTGGTATCGGCGGTATGACAACGTTACAAGATCAAGTGAGAGTGATGGATAAAAAAGGAGCCAAACGAGTAACACCATTTTTCGTACCAATGGTAATTGCCAATATGGCTTCAGGAAATATCTCAATCAAACTTGGGGCAAAAGGTCCTTCTCAAACAATCGTCACAGCCTGTGCATCAGCGACAAATGCGATCGGAGAAGCTTTCCGCACAATCAAATACGGCTTGGCTGACGTGATGATTACAGGAGGAACAGAGGCGACGATTTGTGAAATCGGGATTGCTGGTTTTGCGGCATTAAGTGCATTAAACACAACTGAAGATCCCACAAGAGCATCGATTCCTTTTGATAAAGAAAGACATGGTTTTGTTATGGGCGAAGGTGCTGGTATGTTGATGCTAGAAGAGCTTGAGCATGCACAAAAACGTGGTGCAACGATTTTAGGTGAAATTGTTGGCTACGGTAGTAATTGTGATGCTAGTCATATGACCGCACCATTAAAAGATGGAAGTGGCGCAGCAGATGCGATTGAATTAGCGTTAGCCGAAGCGTCAATTGATGCCTCAGCAGTGGGCTATGTCAATGCACATGGCACCTCAACACCCGCTAATGATGCTGCAGAAACCGCAGCTTTAAAACGAGTATTTGGTGAACGTGCGTATGAGATTCCAATCTCAAGTACAAAGAGTATGACAGGACATTTACTAGGTGCAGCCGGAGGGATCGAAGCGATTGCTTGTGTGAAGACATTACAAGAAGGCGTAGCGCATCCAACCGTTGGCTATAAAGAAGCAGATCCAGAATGTGATTTAGATTATGTAACAGAAGGTTCACGCTCCGTTCAAGCAGAATATGCAATCAGCAATTCATTCGGCTTCGGCGGTCACAATGGCGTTATTTGTATGAAGAAATGGGAGGAAAACTAA
- the fabI gene encoding enoyl-ACP reductase FabI: MFLKNKKVVVMGVANKRSIAWGCAKALKEQGAEIIYTYQNERMKKQVLKLAEPTDLLVECDVSSDESIAQAFSTIQERFDKIDGVVHAIAFANKEELDGNVSDITRSGYLLAQDISSYSLLAVAHYAKPLLNPGSGIVTMTYLGSERAIPNYNMMGIAKASLETAVKYLAYEFAADKIRVNGISAGAIKTLAVTGVKDYDQLIKISEDRTPDKAGVTIEEVGNTCAFLVSELAAGIVGDIIYVDKGVHLT, encoded by the coding sequence ATGTTTCTAAAAAATAAAAAAGTCGTCGTAATGGGCGTAGCAAACAAAAGAAGTATCGCTTGGGGCTGTGCCAAAGCCTTAAAAGAACAAGGGGCAGAAATTATCTATACGTACCAAAATGAACGCATGAAAAAACAAGTATTAAAACTAGCTGAACCAACTGATCTACTTGTTGAATGTGACGTTTCTTCTGATGAATCAATCGCTCAAGCATTCAGCACGATCCAAGAGAGATTCGACAAAATCGACGGTGTTGTTCATGCCATCGCATTTGCCAACAAAGAAGAATTAGACGGCAATGTCAGCGACATCACTCGTTCAGGTTATTTATTAGCCCAAGACATCAGCAGCTACTCATTATTAGCGGTTGCTCACTATGCAAAACCATTATTAAATCCTGGTTCTGGAATTGTTACGATGACCTATTTAGGATCAGAAAGAGCAATCCCTAACTACAACATGATGGGAATCGCCAAAGCTTCTTTAGAAACAGCTGTAAAATATCTAGCCTATGAATTTGCTGCAGATAAAATCCGTGTCAACGGTATTTCAGCAGGTGCAATCAAAACATTAGCTGTAACAGGTGTGAAAGATTACGATCAATTAATCAAAATTTCAGAAGACCGTACACCAGATAAAGCTGGCGTAACAATAGAAGAAGTCGGAAATACTTGTGCCTTTCTTGTCAGTGAATTAGCGGCAGGGATTGTTGGTGATATTATTTATGTGGACAAAGGGGTTCATTTAACTTAA